One part of the Odontesthes bonariensis isolate fOdoBon6 chromosome 13, fOdoBon6.hap1, whole genome shotgun sequence genome encodes these proteins:
- the uqcrq gene encoding cytochrome b-c1 complex subunit 8: MGRHFGDLAKIRHIITYSISPFEQRAFPNYFSKGIPNVWRRFTASFFKVAPPMTLMYLTYTWGNSVHQQGKRKNASDFESEE; encoded by the exons ATGGGCCGCCACTTTGGAGACTTGGCCAAGATCAGGCACATCATAACCTACAGTATATCCCCCTTTGAGCAGAGGGCTTTCCCCAACTACTTCTCAAAGGGAATTCCCAATGTTTGGCGAAGGTTCACAGCCTCCTTCTTCAAGGTTGCCCCTC CTATGACCCTCATGTATCTCACCTACACCTGGGGCAACAGTGTCCATCAGCAGGGCAAGAGGAAGAATGCTTCTGACTTTGAAAGCGAGGAATAA
- the gdf9 gene encoding growth/differentiatio, translated as MEEQKLLPVAVRCFRTVLVLLLATCSCPQVRSSQAASNALHNLGELTLPYSSIFSPLLKALSEHGGSRWNSGLKKEIKPEHKYIRYLTDVFKKPPRVQRSVDGEKVYNTIRLIKPQDECLAQSNKESLTQDLSYSLEQVRRKEQLLKSALLYRSDRDHAAPVNSVCYLSIKEREQSNQCQLCPGIYRTVNFTATADGDLRKWVEVDITSFLEPLVKFQKKNIHLLVNFSCPEEQGSWSNGCREFPLRSPPLILYLNDTSKSAQQRSLVSHSAGQRPSTASHRFPRSGHKRRWKRESPKGKGGDKSLNIHLPELLSSSEFPTSDCSLYDFRVRFSQLKLDHWIVFPPKYNPRYCRGICPRTMGFIYGSPVHTMVQNIINEKLDSSVPRPSCVPSHYSPLSVMISEEDGSLVFKEFKDMVATRCTCR; from the exons ATGGAGGAACAAAAGCTGCTACCAGTTGCCGTCCGTTGTTTTCGCACTGTTTTGGTTCTGCTGCTGGCTACCTGTAGCTGCCCGCAGGTTCGATCCTCTCAGGCCGCCTCCAATGCGCTGCACAACCTGGGAGAGCTCACCCTTCCGTACAGCAGCATCTTCTCTCCGCTGCTCAAAGCCCTGTCAGAGCATGGAGGGTCGAGGTGGAACTCGGGACTTAAGAAGGAGATAAAACCCGAGCACAAATACATCAGATACCTGACGGACGTTTTCAAGAAGCCCCCCAGAGTGCAGAGGAGTGTTGACGGAGAAAAGGTCTACAACACCATCCGACTGATCAAGCCACAAGATGAATGTCTTGCGCAAAGCAATAAAG AAAGTTTGACACAGGATTTGTCCTACAGTCTTGAGCAAGTAAGAAGGAAAGAGCAGCTTCTTAAGTCGGCCCTACTGTACAGGTCTGACCGTGACCACGCAGCACCTGTCAACTCTGTGTGTTACTTGAGCATCAAGGAGCGGGAGCAGTCAAACCAGTGCCAGCTGTGTCCTGGGATCTACCGCACTGTGAACTTCACAGCCACAGCAGACGGGGACCTCAGGAAATGGGTGGAGGTTGACATCACCTCATTTCTTGAGCCTCTTGTGAAGTTTCAAAAGAAGAATATACATCTGCTCGTCAATTTCTCCTGCCCGGAGGAGCAAGGGTCATGGAGCAATGGCTGCAGAGAGTTCCCCCTGAGGTCTCCGCCACTGATTCTTTATCTCAACGACACAAGCAAAAGTGCCCAGCAGAGGTCGCTGGTCAGTCACAGTGCAGGTCAAAGGCCATCTACTGCGTCACACAGATTTCCGAGGTCTGGTCATAAAAGGAGATGGAAGAGGGAATCTCCAAAGGGCAAAGGAGGCGATAAAAGCCTGAACATCCACCTGCCCGAGCTTCTATCGAGCTCTGAATTCCCAACAAGTGACTGTTCCTTGTATGATTTCAGGGTGCGATTCAGTCAGCTAAAACTGGATCACTGGATTGTTTTTCCACCAAAGTACAACCCCAGATACTGTAGAGGCATCTGCCCAAGAACCATGGGCTTCATCTATGGTTCACCCGTCCACACCATGGTGCAAAACATCATCAATGAGAAGCTTGATTCCTCTGTGCCAAGACCCTCTTGTGTGCCATCCCACTACAGCCCCCTCAGTGTCATGATCTCTGAAGAAGATGGCTCCCTGGTCTTCAAGGAGTTTAAGGACATGGTTGCCACCAGGTGCACATGTCGCTAA
- the sowahab gene encoding ankyrin repeat domain-containing protein SOWAHA, translating into MALTQESLLSFLLEHGGKVKNSELLNNFRSLINCSDPAAKQHNRDLFKKLVNSVAVVKQIDDAKFVVVRKRYQDFVKEVAQEVPPKWQMDCSFSSQNTSFSCTPPRRAQSARVIYSDNENNAACCPSNSGNHHSDVEHARGESVQKRRPLSSADTTTVKVLNISGDQSCRAGKSGAVFALIAVKSPPRDSAPAAQGGLHSQVHQHESTDKPVSKVSPLPLLTSNFSACKRDLLKESKSWKTMHTEDLQPPGSPLLRPQNKTTRQADDAKYAESVPLEPLAHEWLVKCAAGLWGQIYALLLRDTRLAQRKDFMSGFTALHWAAKDGNSDMIHKLMDVSRQRGTYVNVNSKANGGYTPLHIAAIHGHTEAMVLLVQSYGANVNERDNDGKKAFHYLGKGVPAEVRALLGGLLQSREKTEDEEHKEHTKGFNTISKLFHPHIGKKQKTTAKFAQEW; encoded by the coding sequence ATGGCTTTGACCCAAGAAtcccttttgtcttttttactgGAGCACGGTGGCAAAGTGAAGAACTCTGAGCTGCTGAACAATTTCAGGAGTCTCATCAACTGCAGTGATCCCGCGGCAAAGCAGCACAATAGGGACCTTTTCAAGAAGCTGGTGAACAGCGTCGCTGTGGTCAAACAGATCGACGACGCAAAGTTTGTGGTTGTGAGGAAAAGATACCAGGACTTTGTGAAAGAGGTGGCACAAGAGGTCCCCCCGAAATGGCAGATGGACTGCAGTTTCTCGAGCCAAAACACGAGCTTTTCTTGCACACCTCCCCGCCGAGCACAGTCCGCCAGGGTGATTTACTCTGATAATGAAAACAATGCTGCGTGCTGCCCCTCAAACTCGGGCAATCATCACAGCGATGTTGAACATGCGCGCGGGGAGAGCGTGCAGAAAAGGAGGCCGTTATCGAGTGCAGATACAACCACTGTCAAAGTCCTAAATATCTCGGGAGATCAGTCGTGCAGAGCGGGCAAATCCGGGGCCGTGTTTGCTCTCATAGCAGTAAAATCCCCACCGAGAGACTCTGCACCAGCAGCACAGGGCGGTTTGCACTCCCAAGTGCATCAACATGAAAGTACAGACAAACCAGTCAGCAAAGTTTCTCCACTGCCTCTTTTAACTTCAAACTTTTCAGCTTGCAAGAGGGACTTATTAAAAGAATCCAAGAGTTGGAAAACTATGCACACAGAGGACCTTCAACCCCCAGGCTCTCCCCTGTTGAGGCCCCAAAACAAGACCACAAGACAAGCAGATGATGCCAAGTACGCAGAGTCTGTGCCTTTGGAGCCTTTAGCTCACGAGTGGCTGGTGAAGTGTGCTGCTGGACTGTGGGGACAAATATATGCTCTGCTGCTGCGAGACACACGTTTAGCACAGAGGAAAGACTTCATGTCAGGTTTCACAGCTCTGCACTGGGCCGCCAAGGACGGCAACAGCGACATGATACACAAACTCATGGATGTTTCCCGGCAAAGAGGCACTTATGTGAATGTCAACAGCAAAGCGAACGGAGGATACACGCCTTTGCACATCGCAGCCATACATGGCCACACTGAAGCGATGGTTTTGCTCGTGCAGAGTTACGGAGCAAATGTAAATGAAAGAGATAATGACGGCAAGAAGGCCTTCCACTACCTGGGGAAAGGTGTGCCGGCTGAGGTCAGGGCACTTCTGGGAGGACTGCTGCAGAGCAGGGAGAAGACGGAGGATGAGGAACACAAAGAGCACACAAAAGGATTCAACACTATTAGTAAACTGTTCCATCCTCACATTGGGAAGAAACAAAAGACAACCGCTAAGTTTGCCCAGGAGTGGTGA
- the LOC142397666 gene encoding septin-8-A-like isoform X1 yields the protein MAANEVDVYANEEKRTLELGGHVGFDSLPDQLVSKSVAQGFCFNILCVGETGIGKSTLMNTLFNTTFENEEASHYEQEVKLRSQTYELQESNVNLKLTIVHTVGFGDQINKEESFKPITDYIDEQFESFLEEELKIKRSLWNYHDSRIHVCLYFIAPNGHSLKSLDLVTMKKLDSKVNIIPVIAKADSISRIDLDKLKIKIMSELVSNGVQIYQFPTEDEAVAEINSSMNTLLPFAVVGSTEDIKVGNKMVKARLYPWGSVQVENESHCDFVKLREMLLRVNMEDLREQTHAHHYELYRRCKLEEMGFKDKGPDSQPFSLQETYETKRKEFFIELQHKEESMRQMFVNKVKETEAELKEKEKELHERFEQLKRMHQEEKKNLEEKRRELEEDMNAFNRRKVAAETLMGQALQGCSQQPFKKDKDKKNFFSLPSACSLTSGRNFN from the exons ATGGCGGCCAATGAGGTAGATGTTTACGCA AATGAAGAAAAGCGAACTCTGGAGCTCGGCGGCCATGTCGGCTTTGACAGTCTTCCAGACCAGCTGGTCAGCAAATCAGTCGCACAGGGATTCTGCTTCAACATCCTCTGTGTAG GTGAGACGGGGATAGGCAAGTCAACGCTGATGAACACTCTTTTCAACACAACATTTGAAAATGAGGAAGCCAGCCACTATGAGCAAGAAGTGAAGCTGCGCTCACAGACATATGAGCTGCAAGAGAGCAATGTCAACCTGAAGCTGACCATTGTGCACACAGTCGGGTTTGGAGATCAAATCAACAAAGAAGAAAG CTTCAAACCCATCACTGATTATATTGATGAACAGTTTGAGAGCTTCCTTGAAGAGGAGCTAAAAATAAAACGGTCCCTGTGGAACTACCATGACAGCAGAATCCACGTCTGCCTGTACTTTATCGCTCCCAATGGACATTCCCTGAAGTCCCTTGATCTCGTCACAATGAAGAAACTGGACAGCAAG GTGAACATCATCCCTGTCATTGCTAAGGCTGACTCCATATCCAGGATTGATCTGGAtaaactgaaaatcaagatTATGAGTGAGCTGGTCAGCAACGGAGTGCAGATTTACCAGTTTCCTACAGAGGATGAGGCGGTTGCAGAGATCAACTCTTCCATGAAT ACTCTTCTTCCCTTTGCTGTGGTTGGAAGCACAGAGGACATCAAAGTAGGGAATAAGATGGTGAAAGCAAGGCTGTACCCCTGGGGATCAGTACAGG tggaaAATGAAAGTCATTGTGATTTTGTGAAGCTGAGGGAGATGCTGCTGCGTGTTAATATGGAGGATCTCCGGGAGCAAACGCACGCTcatcactatgagctgtaccgTCGCTGCAAGCTGGAGGAGATGGGCTTCAAGGACAAAGGCCCTGACAGCCAGCCGTTCAG CCTTCAGGAGACATATGAAACCAAGAGGAAGGAGTTCTTCATAGAGCTTCAGCACAAAGAAGAATCCATGAGACAGATGTTTGTCAACAAAGTCAAGGAGACGGAAGCAgagctgaaagaaaaagaaaaggag CTTCACGAGAGGTTCGAACAGCTGAAGCGCATGCaccaagaagaaaagaaaaatctggaagagaaaagaagagaacTGGAAGAGGACATGAATGCCTTTAATAGAAGAAAGGTGGCAGCTGAGACGCTGATGGGACAGGCCCTCCAAGGATGCTCACAGCAGCCATTCAAGAAGGACAAGGACAAGAAGAA CTTCTTTAGTCTTCCATCTGCGTGTTCCCTAACCTCTGGAAGGAATTTCAATTAG
- the LOC142397666 gene encoding septin-8-A-like isoform X3, protein MAANEVDVYANEEKRTLELGGHVGFDSLPDQLVSKSVAQGFCFNILCVGETGIGKSTLMNTLFNTTFENEEASHYEQEVKLRSQTYELQESNVNLKLTIVHTVGFGDQINKEESFKPITDYIDEQFESFLEEELKIKRSLWNYHDSRIHVCLYFIAPNGHSLKSLDLVTMKKLDSKVNIIPVIAKADSISRIDLDKLKIKIMSELVSNGVQIYQFPTEDEAVAEINSSMNTLLPFAVVGSTEDIKVGNKMVKARLYPWGSVQVENESHCDFVKLREMLLRVNMEDLREQTHAHHYELYRRCKLEEMGFKDKGPDSQPFSLQETYETKRKEFFIELQHKEESMRQMFVNKVKETEAELKEKEKELHERFEQLKRMHQEEKKNLEEKRRELEEDMNAFNRRKVAAETLMGQALQGCSQQPFKKDKDKKN, encoded by the exons ATGGCGGCCAATGAGGTAGATGTTTACGCA AATGAAGAAAAGCGAACTCTGGAGCTCGGCGGCCATGTCGGCTTTGACAGTCTTCCAGACCAGCTGGTCAGCAAATCAGTCGCACAGGGATTCTGCTTCAACATCCTCTGTGTAG GTGAGACGGGGATAGGCAAGTCAACGCTGATGAACACTCTTTTCAACACAACATTTGAAAATGAGGAAGCCAGCCACTATGAGCAAGAAGTGAAGCTGCGCTCACAGACATATGAGCTGCAAGAGAGCAATGTCAACCTGAAGCTGACCATTGTGCACACAGTCGGGTTTGGAGATCAAATCAACAAAGAAGAAAG CTTCAAACCCATCACTGATTATATTGATGAACAGTTTGAGAGCTTCCTTGAAGAGGAGCTAAAAATAAAACGGTCCCTGTGGAACTACCATGACAGCAGAATCCACGTCTGCCTGTACTTTATCGCTCCCAATGGACATTCCCTGAAGTCCCTTGATCTCGTCACAATGAAGAAACTGGACAGCAAG GTGAACATCATCCCTGTCATTGCTAAGGCTGACTCCATATCCAGGATTGATCTGGAtaaactgaaaatcaagatTATGAGTGAGCTGGTCAGCAACGGAGTGCAGATTTACCAGTTTCCTACAGAGGATGAGGCGGTTGCAGAGATCAACTCTTCCATGAAT ACTCTTCTTCCCTTTGCTGTGGTTGGAAGCACAGAGGACATCAAAGTAGGGAATAAGATGGTGAAAGCAAGGCTGTACCCCTGGGGATCAGTACAGG tggaaAATGAAAGTCATTGTGATTTTGTGAAGCTGAGGGAGATGCTGCTGCGTGTTAATATGGAGGATCTCCGGGAGCAAACGCACGCTcatcactatgagctgtaccgTCGCTGCAAGCTGGAGGAGATGGGCTTCAAGGACAAAGGCCCTGACAGCCAGCCGTTCAG CCTTCAGGAGACATATGAAACCAAGAGGAAGGAGTTCTTCATAGAGCTTCAGCACAAAGAAGAATCCATGAGACAGATGTTTGTCAACAAAGTCAAGGAGACGGAAGCAgagctgaaagaaaaagaaaaggag CTTCACGAGAGGTTCGAACAGCTGAAGCGCATGCaccaagaagaaaagaaaaatctggaagagaaaagaagagaacTGGAAGAGGACATGAATGCCTTTAATAGAAGAAAGGTGGCAGCTGAGACGCTGATGGGACAGGCCCTCCAAGGATGCTCACAGCAGCCATTCAAGAAGGACAAGGACAAGAAGAA TTGA
- the LOC142397666 gene encoding septin-8-A-like isoform X2 produces MAANENEEKRTLELGGHVGFDSLPDQLVSKSVAQGFCFNILCVGETGIGKSTLMNTLFNTTFENEEASHYEQEVKLRSQTYELQESNVNLKLTIVHTVGFGDQINKEESFKPITDYIDEQFESFLEEELKIKRSLWNYHDSRIHVCLYFIAPNGHSLKSLDLVTMKKLDSKVNIIPVIAKADSISRIDLDKLKIKIMSELVSNGVQIYQFPTEDEAVAEINSSMNTLLPFAVVGSTEDIKVGNKMVKARLYPWGSVQVENESHCDFVKLREMLLRVNMEDLREQTHAHHYELYRRCKLEEMGFKDKGPDSQPFSLQETYETKRKEFFIELQHKEESMRQMFVNKVKETEAELKEKEKELHERFEQLKRMHQEEKKNLEEKRRELEEDMNAFNRRKVAAETLMGQALQGCSQQPFKKDKDKKNFFSLPSACSLTSGRNFN; encoded by the exons ATGGCGGCCAATGAG AATGAAGAAAAGCGAACTCTGGAGCTCGGCGGCCATGTCGGCTTTGACAGTCTTCCAGACCAGCTGGTCAGCAAATCAGTCGCACAGGGATTCTGCTTCAACATCCTCTGTGTAG GTGAGACGGGGATAGGCAAGTCAACGCTGATGAACACTCTTTTCAACACAACATTTGAAAATGAGGAAGCCAGCCACTATGAGCAAGAAGTGAAGCTGCGCTCACAGACATATGAGCTGCAAGAGAGCAATGTCAACCTGAAGCTGACCATTGTGCACACAGTCGGGTTTGGAGATCAAATCAACAAAGAAGAAAG CTTCAAACCCATCACTGATTATATTGATGAACAGTTTGAGAGCTTCCTTGAAGAGGAGCTAAAAATAAAACGGTCCCTGTGGAACTACCATGACAGCAGAATCCACGTCTGCCTGTACTTTATCGCTCCCAATGGACATTCCCTGAAGTCCCTTGATCTCGTCACAATGAAGAAACTGGACAGCAAG GTGAACATCATCCCTGTCATTGCTAAGGCTGACTCCATATCCAGGATTGATCTGGAtaaactgaaaatcaagatTATGAGTGAGCTGGTCAGCAACGGAGTGCAGATTTACCAGTTTCCTACAGAGGATGAGGCGGTTGCAGAGATCAACTCTTCCATGAAT ACTCTTCTTCCCTTTGCTGTGGTTGGAAGCACAGAGGACATCAAAGTAGGGAATAAGATGGTGAAAGCAAGGCTGTACCCCTGGGGATCAGTACAGG tggaaAATGAAAGTCATTGTGATTTTGTGAAGCTGAGGGAGATGCTGCTGCGTGTTAATATGGAGGATCTCCGGGAGCAAACGCACGCTcatcactatgagctgtaccgTCGCTGCAAGCTGGAGGAGATGGGCTTCAAGGACAAAGGCCCTGACAGCCAGCCGTTCAG CCTTCAGGAGACATATGAAACCAAGAGGAAGGAGTTCTTCATAGAGCTTCAGCACAAAGAAGAATCCATGAGACAGATGTTTGTCAACAAAGTCAAGGAGACGGAAGCAgagctgaaagaaaaagaaaaggag CTTCACGAGAGGTTCGAACAGCTGAAGCGCATGCaccaagaagaaaagaaaaatctggaagagaaaagaagagaacTGGAAGAGGACATGAATGCCTTTAATAGAAGAAAGGTGGCAGCTGAGACGCTGATGGGACAGGCCCTCCAAGGATGCTCACAGCAGCCATTCAAGAAGGACAAGGACAAGAAGAA CTTCTTTAGTCTTCCATCTGCGTGTTCCCTAACCTCTGGAAGGAATTTCAATTAG